One part of the Chryseobacterium sp. 7 genome encodes these proteins:
- a CDS encoding peroxiredoxin family protein: MKKAILLALGFLFTNSNAQNIQMNFPQFAGKSYDLIIFQGDKQKIVAQGTIPQDGKFSLTIPKEYAPYTGMSRWLITNSQEGGGIDMVIPGKDFSVSCLEKQPNDTNITYKGNDQINELNKLYKEQQLILMRHESMLQATKAFSKEDKSYNLFDERYKEQKGFYKNFQDRLSKNSDYAQKFLQIVNLTQGLGTQLEDTEEKNARNIAQYLTQKMDWNALYTSGHWSNIISSWVSLHTQVLNSPFRFVEDFVKISTQISDKNMYADFAGRTAYFLNEQGKDAYISAIAPLVISSGKVINYEGSLALYQKGTVGQTAPDLIVKDSTNTSTVINLKDYASQINYDKTLLLFYASGCGSCENLLQQMPMYYSQIEAKGIHIIAISADKEEKIFKAKAKDFKWKDVYCDYKGIQGENFKNYAVTGTPTLILVDNKGKIELRTAEIKEILAFK; this comes from the coding sequence ATGAAAAAAGCAATACTACTTGCATTGGGCTTTTTGTTTACCAATTCCAATGCACAAAATATTCAGATGAATTTTCCACAGTTTGCAGGAAAATCCTATGATTTAATTATTTTTCAGGGAGATAAGCAAAAAATAGTAGCCCAAGGAACGATACCTCAAGATGGAAAGTTTTCTCTTACAATTCCGAAGGAATATGCTCCATATACAGGTATGAGCCGGTGGCTTATCACTAATTCTCAGGAAGGAGGCGGGATAGATATGGTTATTCCGGGGAAAGACTTTTCGGTAAGTTGCCTGGAAAAACAGCCTAATGATACCAATATCACCTATAAAGGGAATGATCAAATAAATGAGCTTAATAAACTCTACAAAGAGCAGCAATTAATTCTTATGCGTCACGAATCTATGCTGCAGGCTACAAAAGCTTTTTCAAAAGAAGATAAAAGTTATAACCTTTTTGACGAGAGATATAAAGAGCAAAAGGGCTTTTATAAAAATTTTCAGGATAGACTCAGTAAGAATTCAGATTATGCTCAGAAGTTTCTGCAGATAGTTAATCTTACGCAAGGACTAGGTACCCAACTTGAAGATACAGAAGAAAAGAATGCCAGAAATATCGCTCAATATCTGACCCAGAAGATGGATTGGAATGCTCTTTATACCTCTGGACATTGGAGTAATATTATTTCTTCATGGGTAAGTCTTCATACCCAGGTATTAAATAGCCCTTTCCGGTTTGTCGAAGATTTTGTTAAAATTAGCACGCAGATTTCCGATAAAAATATGTATGCTGATTTTGCAGGAAGGACTGCTTATTTTTTAAATGAACAAGGAAAAGACGCCTATATTAGTGCTATTGCTCCTTTAGTAATTAGCTCTGGAAAAGTTATAAACTATGAAGGTTCATTGGCTCTTTATCAAAAGGGAACTGTGGGGCAAACGGCTCCTGACTTGATAGTTAAAGATTCAACCAATACCAGTACAGTAATTAACTTAAAGGATTATGCTTCTCAGATAAATTATGATAAAACATTACTTCTTTTTTATGCATCTGGTTGTGGTTCTTGTGAAAACCTTTTACAACAAATGCCTATGTATTATAGCCAGATAGAAGCAAAAGGTATTCATATTATCGCTATTTCAGCTGATAAGGAGGAGAAAATCTTTAAAGCAAAAGCAAAAGATTTTAAATGGAAGGATGTTTACTGTGATTATAAGGGGATACAAGGAGAAAATTTTAAAAATTATGCTGTTACAGGAACTCCAACTCTTATCTTGGTAGATAATAAAGGTAAAATAGAATTAAGAACTGCGGAAATTAAAGAAATATTAGCTTTTAAATAG
- a CDS encoding FISUMP domain-containing protein, whose protein sequence is MIKNLNIKKQLLTLFAITTVSIAYGQVGINNASPKATLDVTAKNTNGSTPEGLIAPRLTGDQIQAANAQYGTDQTGTIVYATSAVTNPDAVTGNITAAGYYYFDGVAWQAIGSSSGTNPSTVSNIYNSNGSLTGNRQVDLASSTLGFTGGNVGVGVATPDTSAILDVASTTQLFLPPRVTKAQRDAILSPATGGLVYCTDCSGSDIAPVGCLSQNLGNPTTPNWTCIGSTTAATVVTSDCTGFSGSYTAGSPVSGANYKLTITNNSFSTATINFAASDLVLSGVTSLTVGNPTFVGGAVSGSNVTLVAGQTVVVTYPITGTPGADGILTGTWTKLSLTCTNTQLVGKGTATFTLPQTRAVISTNDGGGVLEIQGIIDNGANQITLNIPYTAGKGSYDAYTGVVVPNNSGTGQGGDANGFTISYPAGNFSPSGSIPVTITVDGDGSFNALKLTPGNTMALATFPFSINGDPAVGNIELIIGTSGAFTAPGVFKSFMNHNLGVTDTTLNPLVPAQGIHGAKYQWGAKTNQAGRYITQAVDQANGGAIAGWNASVLPNGTWSDATKTANDPCPTGYRVPTSAQWAQVINSSNNVITRIGTWTNSPTNYSNGVLLGNFLFLPAVGWRDQGAGELRNRGFEGIYWSSTQVTSPDANYVYFSRDGQGVSSNNTSNNGRAFGYSVRCISE, encoded by the coding sequence ATGATTAAAAATTTAAATATTAAAAAACAGTTATTGACTCTATTTGCAATAACAACAGTCTCAATTGCATATGGGCAGGTGGGTATAAACAACGCTTCTCCTAAAGCAACCTTAGATGTGACTGCTAAAAACACTAATGGAAGTACTCCTGAAGGGCTAATTGCTCCACGTCTTACAGGAGATCAGATTCAAGCAGCTAATGCGCAATATGGAACAGACCAAACAGGTACTATTGTTTATGCTACATCTGCTGTTACAAATCCAGATGCTGTAACCGGAAATATTACCGCTGCTGGCTACTATTATTTTGATGGAGTTGCTTGGCAAGCTATAGGAAGTAGCAGTGGAACAAATCCAAGCACAGTTTCTAATATTTATAACTCTAACGGAAGTCTTACTGGAAATCGTCAAGTAGATTTGGCCAGTAGTACTCTTGGATTTACAGGAGGAAATGTAGGAGTGGGAGTGGCAACTCCTGATACCTCTGCGATATTGGATGTCGCAAGTACTACACAATTATTTCTTCCTCCCCGAGTAACTAAGGCGCAAAGGGATGCCATTCTGTCTCCTGCTACAGGAGGGCTTGTTTACTGTACTGATTGTAGCGGAAGTGATATTGCACCTGTAGGCTGTTTGTCACAGAATTTAGGAAATCCCACTACTCCCAATTGGACTTGTATTGGGTCTACAACAGCAGCGACAGTAGTTACTTCAGATTGTACAGGATTTTCAGGATCCTATACAGCAGGATCTCCTGTATCAGGAGCTAACTATAAGCTAACAATCACCAATAATTCATTTTCTACAGCAACAATTAATTTTGCGGCGAGTGATTTAGTATTAAGTGGGGTTACAAGTCTGACCGTAGGAAATCCAACCTTTGTTGGAGGTGCGGTGAGTGGAAGTAATGTAACCTTGGTGGCTGGGCAAACAGTTGTGGTGACTTATCCTATTACTGGAACCCCAGGAGCCGATGGAATACTTACTGGAACATGGACTAAACTGTCCCTAACGTGTACTAATACTCAATTAGTAGGTAAGGGTACAGCAACATTTACTCTACCTCAAACTCGTGCTGTGATCTCTACAAATGATGGTGGCGGAGTATTAGAAATACAAGGGATTATAGATAACGGAGCTAATCAGATTACTCTTAATATACCATATACTGCAGGAAAAGGAAGCTATGACGCTTATACTGGCGTAGTAGTGCCAAACAATTCTGGAACAGGTCAAGGAGGAGATGCCAATGGATTTACGATTAGTTACCCAGCAGGGAACTTCAGTCCTTCAGGATCTATACCAGTAACCATTACAGTTGATGGTGATGGAAGCTTCAATGCACTTAAACTGACTCCTGGAAATACAATGGCATTAGCAACATTCCCATTTAGCATTAATGGTGATCCTGCTGTTGGGAATATTGAACTGATTATAGGAACCTCTGGTGCATTTACAGCTCCTGGAGTGTTTAAATCATTTATGAACCATAATTTAGGGGTTACAGACACAACTTTAAACCCGCTTGTTCCAGCACAAGGGATACATGGAGCTAAATATCAATGGGGAGCTAAAACCAACCAAGCAGGAAGATATATCACTCAAGCTGTAGATCAAGCTAATGGTGGAGCTATTGCAGGATGGAATGCTTCTGTACTTCCAAATGGAACTTGGTCTGATGCTACAAAAACGGCCAACGATCCTTGTCCTACTGGATATAGAGTTCCTACCTCTGCGCAGTGGGCTCAAGTGATTAATTCTAGCAATAACGTAATCACTCGTATAGGTACTTGGACTAATAGCCCCACTAATTACAGTAACGGTGTCTTACTTGGAAATTTCTTATTCCTACCTGCTGTGGGGTGGCGTGACCAGGGGGCGGGGGAGCTCCGCAATCGTGGTTTCGAGGGCATCTATTGGAGTAGTACCCAGGTTACCAGCCCGGACGCGAACTATGTGTACTTCTCTAGAGATGGCCAAGGAGTCAGCAGCAACAACACAAGCAATAACGGCCGTGCATTCGGATACAGTGTGCGCTGTATTTCAGAATAA